Below is a window of Spirochaetota bacterium DNA.
GTTACTATCGGGATAAAATTGGTAAAAATATTGGATCTATTTATACCTATTTCTCTTAATGAGATATTATAAAAAATAAAAGCTAAAGTTGATGGAAAAATTGACAAATATAATACATTTTTAATTAATTCATCTATTTTAAAAATCTCTAATCTTAAATTTTTAAGCTCAAATATTATAAATAGAGGTAAAAAGTAGATCGCTCCAAATAGATTTTGATAAGTAACTAAAGTAATAGGATTAACATTTTTTTTAAGTATTTTTTTTGCTGTAATAAGATATCCAATTGCAGATAAAACAGCTAAAAACAATAAAATTATTCCTTTTATTGAAATATTATTTTCACTTATTTTCTCTACTTTACTTAAAAATATAAGAAGAAACACACCAATAGTAGATATAAATAAACCAATAATGCCATAAAAAGTTAACCTTTCTTTCTCAAATATAAATGAGAAAATTGGGGTTAAAACAGGAATTGTAGCAATAATAATAGAACCTATTGTAGCAGAAACCAACATAAGCCCAAAACTTTCACATATAAAATATAAAAATGGTTCAAAAAAGGATAGTAACATAATAGAAAATAAAATACTTTTATCTTTAATTTTTTCAAATAAACCAAAAATACTACTAAATAAAAATAATAAAATAGAAGAAAAAAATAACCTTATAAAAACTAGTGTAAAAGGGCCAATATATTTAAAAACTATTTTTACCCAAACAAAAGACATTCCCCAAAAAATCATTGCTAAAGTAATCAAAATATATATTAAACCGAATTTATTTCTCATATTAAACCTTCTCTCTTTAATAAAGCTTCTTCATTAGGCTCTCTTCCCCTAAATTTTATATACAATTTCATAGGATCTTCACTATTTCCTTTAGATAAAATATTTTCCCTAAAAGAACTGGCAACTTCACTATTAAATATTCCTTTTTCTTTAAATAATTCAAATGCATCTGCTTCAATAACTTCAGCCCATTTATAAGAATAATAACCAGCAGAATAGCCTCCAGCAAAGATATGAGAAAAGGATGAAGATATACAACTCCCCTCTATTCTAGGGAATATATTTAATTTATCAGTGCATTTATACTCAAACTCTATTATATTAATATTAGTTTCTCCAAATCTATTAAAATGATAAGCCATATCAAGAAAACCAAAAGTTAATTGTCGTAAATTTAAAATACCACTTAAAAATTTTTTTGATTCCTTTAAACTATTCAATATTTCATCATTAATGAGTAACTTAGTTTTATAATGTTTTGCAAATAAGTTTAAACTTTCTTTTTCATAAACCCAATTTTCCATGATCTGAGAAGGTAATTCAACAAAATCCCAGAAAACATTTGGGCCACTCATAGATTGATATTTACAATTAGAAAGCAGCCCATGTAAAGCATGCCCAAATTCATGAAATAGAGTTCTTACATCATCTAATGATAAAAGTGATGGAGAAGTAGAAGTTGAAGGAGTTAAATTTCCACATATTGCAACATGTGGTCTTATGATTTTACCTCTATAATATCCCTGGCCAAGATATTCAGTCATCCAAGCACCTGATACCTTAGTATCCCTTGGAAACAAATCCATATAAAGAATACCAAGATAAGAACCATCTTTATCAAGAACTTTAAATGTTTTAACATCATTATGATAAATTGGAATATCTTTTACTTCAATAAAATTAATATTATAAAGTTTATTTGCTACTTTAAATAAACCATCAATAACATCTTCTAATTTAAAATATTCTCTTAATTTTTCTGTGTCAATATTAAACAATTCTTTCCTTAATTTCTCTCCATAATATCTCCAATCATAAATCTGTAAACTGTCTATATTATCTATTCTTTTAGCATACTCTTCAAGTTGCATCTTTTCCTCTAATGCTTTCTTATAAGAATATTTATAAAGTTTTTCTAAGAATTCCATAACCTTATTTGGATTATTTGCCATTCTCATCTCAAGTACAAAATCAGCATGAGTATTGTAACCTAGTATTTGGGCTCTTTTCTCTCTTAATTTAACTATTTTATTGATTATTTCTAAATTAGAAAATTCACCTGAAGTAGCTCTTTTAGAATATGCTTCATTTATAATTTTTCTTAAATTTCTATTTTGACAGTATTGTAATATAGCCATTAAAATTGGTGGTTGTAAATTTAAAAGATAGCCTTTATTTTTACCTTTTTTTATAGCATTCTCTTTTAATATTTCTTTAATATTTTCTGGAATTCCTTTAATTTCATTTTCATCCTCTACATAATATTCAAAACTATTGGTGCTATTTAATAAATTTTGATCAAATTTAGGATCAAGTTTAGATAGCTCTTCATCAATTTCTCTCAATATTTTTTTATCACTATCTGATAACAAAGCACCGTTTCTTATGAAATTTTTGTAAGTGATATCAAGAAATCTATTTTGTTCTACATCCAATTTACTTCTATCTTCATTCTTATATACATACTCAACTTTTTTAAATAAATCAGGGTCTAACATAACATCATTTTCGAATTTTGTTAACAATGGATAAATTTCCTGAGCTAAATCTTTAAACTTATTGTCAGATTCTGCTTGTAAAAGATTTGAAAACAAAGCAGAAACTCTTTTAACTTCTAAAGTACTAAACTCTAATTTCTCAATAACATTAAAAAAATCAGGTTTTTCTTTATTTTTATTTATATTCTCTATTTCTTTTTTGGCTTCTTCTATAGTTTCTTCTATTGCAGGCAAAAAATGTTCAGATTTTATTTTATCAAACTCATAATAATATTCTGTATTTGACTGTGAAAAATTTAAAATAGGATTATTACTTTTCATAAACACCTCTATTTCATGGTTATTTTTTTATAAAATTTTAATTTAGCAAAATCTTCATTTCCCTAATAAAGATTATACTATTATTTTTTTTTTATCAATACATTGTTTGAACTAATTTATTTCTTGAGGATAATTAAATAGATACTCTACTTTATTATTATTCAAAGAGAATACTGTTGTTAATAAATCATTTGTATTAAAAAAAAGATAAAGTTCGCTATTTAAACTTTTATCTTTAACCTTATATTCTTTTGATCTACTTTTTTCAATAATTTCTTTAATATTTTCTCTATTTAATGTTTTTCCTCTCTTAAAATTTTCACTTAAAAAATCATAAACTTCTTTTTCAAGATTTTCTTGGCTCAAAATTTGAAAATAATCTTCAAATAAATATTTGTATGGTTTTAATATAGGATAAGAGATCTTGTTTTTTATAAAATTTCTTTCAAAATTAATTGGTTGAACTATTAATCTCAAATTAAAAGGCCCTATTGATTTTCTTACAAGTTTTTCGCAATAAGCAAACTTACCTGAATACTCAACAATATCTTCAATATATTTTCTTATATAAGTACCAGATGAACATTTTACATAAATAACAGCTTTCTTTAACTTTTTATTATAATTTAAAAGTTTATTTTCATAAATAAATATTTCTCTTTTTTTAAGTTCAAATTCTCTATTTTCTCTTGCAAGTTTATAAGCTCTTTGGCCATTAATTTTTACTGCTGAAAATTTATGAGGATATTGTTCTATTTTACCCCTGAATATATTTAAATTCTTTTCGATCTCATATCTATCAATTATTTCAGAATCTCCAATCTTAATGCCAGTAATATCACCTGTATTTCTCTTTTCTCCTAACTTTATTACAGTTATATATTCTTTTGGTAAATAATTAAATAAAAAGTTTAATTTACAAGCCTTACCACATAGAATTAAAAGAACTCCACAAGCAAAAGGATCTAAAGTACCTGTGTGGCCAAATTTAATTAAATTATTTTTAATTTTATTATTATTGTTGGCATAAGATAAAATTTCAAATTTTATATATGATAAAAAATTTTTCTTTATTATATTCAAATATTGAGCACTAGAAAAACCAGAAGGTTTTATAATAGGCATTATCAAATAATCATCAAACATCAAGTAAATTTAAACCTAAAAATCTTTTAATAAGATAAATTATTTTTCTTTTTTAATTACCTTTTCTATTAATTCATCAACTCTATTTGCTCTATCTTCTTCATAATCAAATTTAAAAATAATATCAGGGCAATATTTTAAATTTATTTCATCAGCTATTCTTTTTCTTAAAAAAGATTTTAATCTCTCAAGTTCTTTTAAAATTTTATCAATTATTTTTTCATCTCTATTTTTAGCTATAAAAAATATCTTAGCAACCTTCAAATCTTTTGAAACTTCAACATTTGTAATAACTACATTATCTTTTATAATTTTGTTATAAATTTCATCAAAAAAAAGATTACATATTAGTTTATATATAGACCTTCCAACTCTAATATTCCTATCTGGAATCATACTCTTTATCTCTTTTAATTTTTATTAATTTAATTTAAGTTGTAAATATGTTACTTTTATATAATAACCCAACCTGAAAAAAATTTTTATTTAGTTTTATATTCTATTCTTTTTTTTCTTTATCTTGTAATTCTTCTGTTTCTTCTCTTTTTAATTCTTCAAAGGAAATTGCTTCCTCAATGTTTTGATATACTTCGATTATATCACCAACATTAATATCATTAAAATTTTCAATTGATATACCACATTCAAAACCTTGTTTAACTTCTTTAACTGGATCTTTAAATCTAAAAAGGGAAGCAATTTTACTTTCATATATTTTTACATGATCTCTATAGATTCTGCATAGTGCCCCTCTAACAACTTTACCTTTTGTTACATATGATCCAGCAACAGTTCCAACATTTGGAACTTTAAATAATTGCCTTACCTCGATTTCACCTATTATTTCTTCTTTGATTTTTGGAGCAGCTAAACCAGAAATTGCAGATTTTATATCTTCAATAGCATCATAAATAATATTATATCTTCTAATTTCAACTCCTTCACTTTCTGCTAATTTAAGTGCTTCAGGAGTAGGTTTAGTATTAAAACCAATGATAATTGCTTTTGATGCTATAGCAAGATTTACATCACTTTCTTTTATAGCTCCAACAGATTTCTGAATTACTTTTACTTTTACTTCTTTAACTGACAATTTTTCCAATGCATTTGAAAGAGCTTCAACCATGCCATTAACATCAGCATTTAAAATTATTTTTAATTCTTTAACTTCAGAACTATCCATCTGTTTCAAAATTGAATCAAGAGAAAGCGAAGATTTTTTAGATTTCTTTAAAACCTCATACTCTTTTCTTTTTTTAGAAATTTCTTTAACCAAATCTTCGTTATCAACAATATTAAATTCATCACCAGGTTCAGGTAAACCTTCAAAACCTATTATCTCAACAGCATCACCAGGATAAGCTATTTTTAAGCTTTTCCCTTTATCATCAATCATTGACCTAACTTTACCATACTCTTTACCACTAACAAAAAATTGTTTAAGTTTTACAACTCCATCTTTTAAAATAACTGTTGCAATAACTCCTCTACCTTTATCAATTCTTGATTCTAGAATATAACCACTTCCCCATTTTTCTGTATAAAAATCTGCTTTCAAGTTAAGAGAATCTGCTAAAAGCAAGATTCCTTCTAAAAGATCATCAACTCCTATTCCTTTTAATGCTGATATATTAAAAAATAGAGTATCTCCTCCCCATTCTTGAGGGATTAAATTGAATTCAGCAAGCTCTCCTTTTACTTTATCTGGATTAGCATTGTGTTTATCAATCTTATTTATTGCAACTATTATTGGGACATTTGCTTCTCTTGCATGATTTATAGCTTCTTTGGTCTGTGGCATTACACCATCATCAGCAGCAACAACTAGAATTACTATATCTGTAACTTTAGCACCCCTAGCTCTCATATTAGCAAAAGCTTCATGCCCTGGTGTATCTATAAAGACAATAGATTTTCCTTTAACATCAACCTTATAAGCACCTATTTTTTGTGTTATTCCACCAGCTTCAGTTGCAGTGATTTTGGATTTTCTAATATAGTCTAACAAAGATGTTTTACCATGATCAACATGCCCCATTATAGTAACTATAGGAGGTCTTATTCTGATATCTTGTTTACTCAAGTTTTGCTCAGGAATCTTTATCTCATCAGCAATTGAAGTTCTTATTACTTGTGTACCAAATTCTGAAACCACAATTTCAGCAGTTTCAGCGTCTATTATTTGATTTATTGTTACAAGTTTTCCCATTTCAAAAAATTTTTTTATAAGCATATTACTTTTAATGTTCATCTTTTTAGCTAATTCTGAAACTGTTATTGTTTCTGGGATTTCAATTTTAGATGGTATATTAAACTTAGTTTCTTCCTCTTTTTTCTTCAAACTTGCTGAAATTTTTTGATTAAAAATATTTTCATCTTCATAAGAAGATTGATATTCTACCTCTTTTTTCTTGCCTTTTTCTGTAAATTTTCTGGGAGGCTCTTTTCTCTCACCAATTTTAGTTGGCTGTGTAGAAGTTTGCTTATTGCTAAAACTAAACTCTTTTTTCTGTATATCTATTACTTTACTTTCTTTTTTCTTCTTAATAAATATCTTTTTCTTATGATCACCAAAACTCTTTTGTTCTTCTTTCTTTGTATCAATTTTATTGTCATAATCAGATTTTTTAAATTCTCTTGAAAATGTCAATTTTTTAGAAGGTTCTAAAGTTTTAGTTCCCTGTTGCGGTGTACCTTTAAAATTTTTTCCCTTATAAGAAGGTTCTTTAGCAGATTTACTTGAAATATTTGATTCCTGAGGTTCCTCTTTGATTTTTTTATAATCTGTTTTTGGAGAAAATTTATAAGTTTTAACTATCTCTTGCCCACTTTCATCTTTAATTTTTTCTTTTATATCTTCTTCTTTCTTTTCTAAATCTTCTAACTTAACTTTTCCCTCATCATCTTTAACATTATCTTCAATTAATTCAGCAGTAGATATTTTTTTGTCTTCTTCTAATTCTTGAGCAGTTTCTTCTTCTATCTCATCTTCTTTGGAGCTTAATGATGTTTTTACTACTTTTTTAATAATTTTCTTTTTTATTTTTATCTTTTTAATAGGCTTCTTTAATTCTTCATATTCTCTATCTATTATAGAAATAATTTCATCAACCAATCTATCTTCAGGATTCCAATTGTATTTAGAGAGAATTTCATTAATTTTTTCAATTGTAAAATTTTTTTCTTTAAGATATGTTATTATTTTTTTATTCATACATTCCTTTCAAACACTAATCATGTTTTATCATATTTTTTTGCAATTACAACAAATATAATTAATAATGTAAAGTGTTTTTTTCTTATTACTTTAATTTATTAACTTTACTATTTTAACTTTCATTATTCTTCAAACTCATATCCACAATAAGGACATTTCAAGGCATCTAAAGGAATTTCGTTATTACAATTTGGACATGTAGCAACTTCTTCCTCAACCTCTTCAACTTCCTGTATATCAACATTTTCTTTAATAAATTTATCTATTTTTAGAAATTCTTCTGTTGTTAATTTAGAAATATTTTGTAATCTATTTGTAGAGCTATAATCAATAAGTTTTTCAATAGTATCAATACCAGCAGATTTTAATTTATTTATTATTTCCTTACCAAGGAATTCAATAAATTCATCAATTGCTGCATCCTCTGAAACTTCTTCATATTCTTCTTGTTCAGTATCTTTTCTACTACCTTGAAAAATATTTTCAAATTGAATACTTTTTAAATGAGCATATTCTGATTTTTCAAACTCTTCTCTAGTTTTTATATCAATTTTCCATCCTGTAAGCTCCACTGCTAATTTAACATTTATGCCATCTCTACCTATTATATTGGCTTGAGATTCACTATCAGGAACTATTAAAATAGCTATTTTTTTATCTGCTGAAATTGTTAAAACTTCAAAATTTTTATTTTTGTCCATTAACCTTTCAAGATTTAATGAATTTTTAATCATTTCAGCAGGATCATCAGAATAAGGAATTACTTCAACAACTTCTCCTCCTAATTCTTTTCTGATATTTTGAATCCTATATCCTTTTATTCCAAGGCAAGCTCCTACTGGTTCTATTCCTTCTCTAACAGCTTTAACAAGTACTTTTGTTTTAAATCCTACCTCTCTTGCTATTTTTAATATTTTTACTTCACCATTTGCTATCTCAGGAACTTCAGCTTCAAAAAGTTTCATTATAAATTCTGGTTTTGTTCTAGTCAAATAAACTTCTACAGGTATTTCAGAACTATTAACTGTACCATCCCATTTTATCTTTTTATTTTTAACCTTTTCAATTTTATAAAGTAAAAATAGCTTAGTCTTGCCAACCTCTATATCTTCAGACCTTGATATATCATTATTAGTTATAATACATTCAAATTGTGAATCTTCAAGAGAAGCATATATAGCTTTTCCTGTTATTCTTAAAATTTTTGCATTTACAAGTTTATTTAGTTTCGAAGATAGATTTTCAGTTATTTTATTCAATGAATAAAATTTTATTTCCTCATCAAACTTTTTCTGTATTTCTTTAATAATATTCTTGGAAAAAGATTGATAATCTATAGGAACTTCCAAAACATCATTTTCAGATACACTACTATCTATCTTTTTTGCATCTTTTAGACTTATTTCTCTCAATAACAACTTTGGTTTTTTTGTAACAGTCTTTTTCACTAAAACGATAAGTTTTCCCTTTTTATCAATCTCAAGTCTTGCCTCAATATCATCAATTTTGTCTTGTTTTTTAGAATCTTTATCAAACTCATATTCTCCTGTTAAATCATTTTTTACCGCTTTATAAAGTTCTATTTTATATCCATATAAAATAGATTTTAAAAGTGAATTTTTAACAACTTCATCTGGTATTCCTTTACTTTTTGCTATATCACCTATTAATTCTGATACTTTAGATGTTTTCACAATACCTCCTTAAAATACAATGTTAAAATAAAAATATTTTTTTAATTAAAAAATATTTTTAATTTTCCTTATTACATAAAAAAATTTAAGTTAAAGTTCTACCTTCATTTTAATTATATTATCTTTATTAATATAAATAATTTGTTTCTTCCTTTTATCTTCAAATATCAAATTCTCACCCTCTTCACTTTTTAAGTTAAGAACTTTATTGATAATTTTTTCTTTCTCTTTATAACAAATATTAACCTTTTCACCTATAAAAAATCTCACTTCTGAATCTTTATTAATTTCCCATCCTATTCCGGGAGATTGAACAACAAGATCAAACTCTTCTGGAATAAAGGTTTTTAATCTTTTAGAAACAATTTCACAATCCCCAACAGTTATTCTTCCGTCTTCTTTAGCAATAGTAATTGTAAGTTTATGTTGTTTATATATATCAATTTTTAAAAGATAAATACCTTTAATAGGAAATTCATTTTCTATTCTTTTAATAAGTTCCATAAATTTTTATAAATTAATATTTTATAAAAATATTAAATGTTTTCAATACTAAATTATTTTTATTTTTAACTAATTTATTAAGATTATTATTATCATTTATCATAAAAATTTAAACAAAACTCAAAAACAAAATCCAAAATTTGAAAACAAAAATACTAAAAAAAATAAGAGACGCATAATGCGTCTCTTTATAAAAAAATATATTATAAATTTATTTTGTCAATCATTTTTTTTAATTTACATTATCTAATTTTATATTTTTATTTTGTAATTTTTAGTTAATTACATTTTTAATAATTTTTATTCAATAAATTTAATTGAAAATATTTTATTATACTCTAATTTTATTTTGAAGTCAAT
It encodes the following:
- a CDS encoding DMT family transporter, encoding MRNKFGLIYILITLAMIFWGMSFVWVKIVFKYIGPFTLVFIRLFFSSILLFLFSSIFGLFEKIKDKSILFSIMLLSFFEPFLYFICESFGLMLVSATIGSIIIATIPVLTPIFSFIFEKERLTFYGIIGLFISTIGVFLLIFLSKVEKISENNISIKGIILLFLAVLSAIGYLITAKKILKKNVNPITLVTYQNLFGAIYFLPLFIIFELKNLRLEIFKIDELIKNVLYLSIFPSTLAFIFYNISLREIGINRSNIFTNFIPIVTAISSFFILKENFGIIKIVSIFLIIFGVFMSQIKNKRNIYIQEY
- a CDS encoding M3 family metallopeptidase, which produces MKSNNPILNFSQSNTEYYYEFDKIKSEHFLPAIEETIEEAKKEIENINKNKEKPDFFNVIEKLEFSTLEVKRVSALFSNLLQAESDNKFKDLAQEIYPLLTKFENDVMLDPDLFKKVEYVYKNEDRSKLDVEQNRFLDITYKNFIRNGALLSDSDKKILREIDEELSKLDPKFDQNLLNSTNSFEYYVEDENEIKGIPENIKEILKENAIKKGKNKGYLLNLQPPILMAILQYCQNRNLRKIINEAYSKRATSGEFSNLEIINKIVKLREKRAQILGYNTHADFVLEMRMANNPNKVMEFLEKLYKYSYKKALEEKMQLEEYAKRIDNIDSLQIYDWRYYGEKLRKELFNIDTEKLREYFKLEDVIDGLFKVANKLYNINFIEVKDIPIYHNDVKTFKVLDKDGSYLGILYMDLFPRDTKVSGAWMTEYLGQGYYRGKIIRPHVAICGNLTPSTSTSPSLLSLDDVRTLFHEFGHALHGLLSNCKYQSMSGPNVFWDFVELPSQIMENWVYEKESLNLFAKHYKTKLLINDEILNSLKESKKFLSGILNLRQLTFGFLDMAYHFNRFGETNINIIEFEYKCTDKLNIFPRIEGSCISSSFSHIFAGGYSAGYYSYKWAEVIEADAFELFKEKGIFNSEVASSFRENILSKGNSEDPMKLYIKFRGREPNEEALLKREGLI
- the truB gene encoding tRNA pseudouridine(55) synthase TruB, with the protein product MFDDYLIMPIIKPSGFSSAQYLNIIKKNFLSYIKFEILSYANNNNKIKNNLIKFGHTGTLDPFACGVLLILCGKACKLNFLFNYLPKEYITVIKLGEKRNTGDITGIKIGDSEIIDRYEIEKNLNIFRGKIEQYPHKFSAVKINGQRAYKLARENREFELKKREIFIYENKLLNYNKKLKKAVIYVKCSSGTYIRKYIEDIVEYSGKFAYCEKLVRKSIGPFNLRLIVQPINFERNFIKNKISYPILKPYKYLFEDYFQILSQENLEKEVYDFLSENFKRGKTLNRENIKEIIEKSRSKEYKVKDKSLNSELYLFFNTNDLLTTVFSLNNNKVEYLFNYPQEIN
- the rbfA gene encoding 30S ribosome-binding factor RbfA → MIPDRNIRVGRSIYKLICNLFFDEIYNKIIKDNVVITNVEVSKDLKVAKIFFIAKNRDEKIIDKILKELERLKSFLRKRIADEINLKYCPDIIFKFDYEEDRANRVDELIEKVIKKEK
- the infB gene encoding translation initiation factor IF-2 — its product is MNKKIITYLKEKNFTIEKINEILSKYNWNPEDRLVDEIISIIDREYEELKKPIKKIKIKKKIIKKVVKTSLSSKEDEIEEETAQELEEDKKISTAELIEDNVKDDEGKVKLEDLEKKEEDIKEKIKDESGQEIVKTYKFSPKTDYKKIKEEPQESNISSKSAKEPSYKGKNFKGTPQQGTKTLEPSKKLTFSREFKKSDYDNKIDTKKEEQKSFGDHKKKIFIKKKKESKVIDIQKKEFSFSNKQTSTQPTKIGERKEPPRKFTEKGKKKEVEYQSSYEDENIFNQKISASLKKKEEETKFNIPSKIEIPETITVSELAKKMNIKSNMLIKKFFEMGKLVTINQIIDAETAEIVVSEFGTQVIRTSIADEIKIPEQNLSKQDIRIRPPIVTIMGHVDHGKTSLLDYIRKSKITATEAGGITQKIGAYKVDVKGKSIVFIDTPGHEAFANMRARGAKVTDIVILVVAADDGVMPQTKEAINHAREANVPIIVAINKIDKHNANPDKVKGELAEFNLIPQEWGGDTLFFNISALKGIGVDDLLEGILLLADSLNLKADFYTEKWGSGYILESRIDKGRGVIATVILKDGVVKLKQFFVSGKEYGKVRSMIDDKGKSLKIAYPGDAVEIIGFEGLPEPGDEFNIVDNEDLVKEISKKRKEYEVLKKSKKSSLSLDSILKQMDSSEVKELKIILNADVNGMVEALSNALEKLSVKEVKVKVIQKSVGAIKESDVNLAIASKAIIIGFNTKPTPEALKLAESEGVEIRRYNIIYDAIEDIKSAISGLAAPKIKEEIIGEIEVRQLFKVPNVGTVAGSYVTKGKVVRGALCRIYRDHVKIYESKIASLFRFKDPVKEVKQGFECGISIENFNDINVGDIIEVYQNIEEAISFEELKREETEELQDKEKKE